The following proteins come from a genomic window of Pseudomonas sp. J452:
- a CDS encoding TetR/AcrR family transcriptional regulator: protein MTKSPHPKQPPRAPGRPAGDAQLQRERLLDAAAQAFAHTGIQASSLRSIAQQAGVTPALVNYYFGSKQRLVDALVEERFLPLIRSVAEGLQAAGDDPHELVERFVRSMSAMVASNPWIPPLWVREILCEGGQLREQLTARIAPLIPLLLAQRFAAAQARGALNPALEPRLLVVSLIGVTMLPYAAAPLWRGIFANPQIGDEALIAHTLALLHNGMET from the coding sequence ATGACCAAGAGCCCCCACCCCAAACAGCCTCCCCGCGCACCGGGCCGCCCCGCCGGCGATGCCCAATTGCAGCGCGAACGCCTGCTCGATGCGGCCGCCCAGGCCTTCGCCCATACCGGCATCCAGGCCTCCAGCCTGCGCAGCATCGCCCAGCAGGCCGGGGTCACCCCGGCCCTGGTCAACTATTACTTCGGCAGCAAGCAGCGCCTGGTCGATGCCCTGGTCGAGGAACGCTTCCTGCCGCTGATCCGCAGTGTGGCCGAGGGCCTGCAGGCCGCGGGCGACGACCCGCACGAGCTGGTCGAGCGCTTCGTCCGCAGCATGAGCGCAATGGTCGCGAGCAACCCGTGGATTCCGCCGCTGTGGGTGCGCGAAATCCTCTGTGAAGGCGGCCAGCTGCGCGAGCAACTGACCGCGCGCATCGCCCCGCTAATTCCTCTGCTGCTGGCCCAGCGCTTCGCCGCTGCCCAGGCCCGTGGCGCCCTCAATCCGGCGCTGGAGCCGCGCCTGCTGGTGGTCTCGCTGATCGGCGTAACCATGCTGCCCTACGCCGCCGCACCGCTCTGGCGCGGCATCTTCGCCAACCCGCAGATCGGTGACGAAGCGCTGATCGCGCACACCCTGGCCCTGTTGCATAACGGGATGGAGACCTGA